CTTGAGGAAGTCCGGGTCGATCTCGAGCTTGGCATTGAGGTTGAAGCCGCGCAGGTCGAAGATCTCCTTGATCGCGACGTCGCCGAAGTGGGCGGTGCGCATGGGCGCGCGCGGGTTCATGTGTTTCAAGCGGTGGATCAGCGCGTCCACCTCCTCGGCGCCCACCAGGTCGGCCTTGCTGATGAAGATCTGGTCGGCGAAGCCCACCTGGCGGCGCGCTTCCTGGCGGTCGTTGAGCTGCTGGGCCGCGTGCTTGGCGTCCACCAGGGTCACGATCGCGTCGAGCAGGTACTGCTCGGCCACCTCGTCGTCCATGAAGAAGGTTTGCGCCACGGGGCCGGGGTCGGCCAGGCCGGTGGTCTCGATCACCACCCGCTCGAAATCGAGCTCGCCCTTGCGTTTCTTCTGCGCCAGGTCGGCCAGCGTCGCACGCAGGTCGTCGCGGATGGTGCAGCAGATGCAGCCGTTGCTCATCTGGATGATGTTCTCGGTGGTGTCGGCCACCAGGATCTCGTTGTCGATGTTCTCTTCGCCGAACTCGTTTTCAACGACGGCGATCTTCTGGCCGTGGGCCTCGGTGAGCACGCGCTTGAGCAGCGTGGTTTTGCCCGAGCCGAGGAAGCCGGTGAGGATGGTCGCGGGGATGAGGGCCATGGGCGGTCAGGGGTGGGTGAACAGAAAACGCAACAGTGTATCGATAGCAAACCGCTCAGGCGGTGGGCCGGCGCATCACCACCAGGCCCTTGAGGTATTCGCCCTCGGGGAACTGCACGGTCATGGGGTGGTCGGGCGCGCCGCCCATGCGCTGCAGGAACACGCCGTCCACGCCGGCGTCGATCCCGGCCGAGGCCACGATCTTGTGGAACAACTCCACGCCCACGCCGCCCGAGCACGAAAACGTGAGCAGCAGGCCGCCGGGCTTGAGCAGCTTGAAGCCCAGGCGGTTGATGTCCTTGTAGGCGCGCGCGGCGCGTTCGGCATGCGCCGCGGTGGGCGCGAGCTTGGGCGGGTCGAGCACGATGGCGTCGAACTGGCGGCCTTGCTCGACGAAGCGGCGCAGCGTGGCGTTCACGTCGGCGTCGAGCCATTCGCAGCGCGCCGCGTCGAGGCCGTTGAGCGCCACGTTGGCCGCGGCCTGCTGCAGCGCCGGGCCCGAGGAATCGACCGACACCACGCGCTGCGCGCCGCCTGCGAGCGCGGCCACGGTGAAGCCGCCGGTGTAGCTGTAGCAGTTGAGCACCTCGGCCAGGCCGTAGCGCTGCACGAGCTCGCGGCACAGGCCGCGGTTGTCGCGCTGGTCGAGGTAGTAGCCGGTCTTGTGGCCCAGCGCCACGTCGAGGCCGAGCTTCCAGCCATGTTCCTGGAGCACCAGGGCGGTGTCGCCGCCGCCGCGCAGCCAGCCCGTGGCCTCGGGCAGGCCTTCGAGCTGGCGGCTGCTGGTGTCGCTGCGCTCGTACAGGCGCGACAGCCCGGTGAGCTCGAGCAGCGCGTCGGCGATCACGCCCTTCCAGCGCTCCACGCCCGCGGCGCCGAACTGCGCGACCAGGGTGTCGCCGTAGCGGTCCACCACCAGCCCGGGCAGGCCGTCGGCCTCGGCGTGCACCAGGCGCACGCCGTCGCTGGCCACGGCCAGGCGCTCGCGCAGCGCGATGGCCGCGCGCAGGCGCTCGCGGAAAAAGGCCGCGTCGATGCGCTGGGCCTGCTCGAAGCTCCAGGCGCGCACGCGGATCTTCGAGGCCGGCGAGCACGCGCCCCAGGCCAGGAAGCGGCCCTCGGCATCGTCCACACGCACGGTCTCGCCCGGGTCGGCGCTGCCCTTGGCCACCGCGCCATCGAACACCCAGGGATGGCGGCGCAGCAGCGAGCGCTCCTTGCCGGGCTTGAGGCGGATGGTCTTCACGGACGCAGGTAGGTAAAGCCTTCGCGCGCCTGCAGGCGGGCCACCTCGGCCACGCCCGAGGGCACCACCGAGGCCTCCATCACCACCTTGGACGGGTCGATGTTGCGCGACACCAGGGTGTTGTTGCACACGCGGAACTCCACGCCCTTGTTGGCGAGGTCGGCGATGGCGCCCGCGAAGGGCTGGTTGTTCGCATTGACCGCGCCCTGCAGCAGGAAGTCGATGCCCGCGCCGTGCGTGACCACCACGATCTTGGCCTTCGGGTCGGCCGCCAGGTGGTTGCGGATGTTGCCCAGGCCGCGCGTGGCCTGGGCAATGCCTTCGCTCATGTGGTAGACGGTCTTGATGGCCGGCTCGGCCGCCGGCGCCGCGGACTGTGCCTGGGCCGGCGCGGCCAGCGCCACGGCGAGCGCGAACAGCGCGGACTTCAGGGTGAGCAACAGACGGGACATGGGATCTCCGGAAAAGGGTGACAAGGAAAAGCAAAAGCGGGCGCGTGCCGCTCAGGACTTGCCCGGGCCGCCGCGCGCGCGCGGGTGGGCCGCGTCGTACACCTGCGCGAGGTGCTGGAAGTCGAGCCGCGTGTAGACCTGGGTGGTGCCGATGTTGGCGTGGCCCAGCAACTCCTGCACCGCGCGCAGGTCGCCGCTGGACTGCAGCACGTGGCTGGCGAACGAGTGGCGCAGCATGTGCGGATGCACCGGGGTGGTCAGGCCGGCCTGCAGCGAGCGGCGCTTGAGGCGCACGCGGATGTGCTGCGGCGTCAGGCGCTGGCCGCGCTGACCAATGAACAGCGCCGCATCGCCGCCCGCCCAGGCGGTGCGGGCCTCGAGCCAGCGGCGCAGGGCCGCGAGCGCAGCGCGGCCCACGGGCACGCTGCGCCGCTTGCAGCCCTTGCCCAGCACATGGGCTTCGCCCGCGTCGAGGTCGATCCAGCCGCGCGCGCTGGCGCTGGCCGCCACGTCGAGACCCACGAGCTCGCCGATGCGCAGGCCGCAGCCGTAGAGCAGCTCGGTGATGCAGGCGTCGCGCGCTTCGAGGCCGGGATGGTCGTCGGCCTGCGTGTGTTCGGCCAGGCGCACCGCGTCGTCGACCGCGAGCGCCTTGGGCAGCGGCTTGCCGGCCTTGGGCGCGCGCACATCGCGCACCGGGTGGTGCTGCGTGATGCCCTGGCGCGCGAGCCAGGTGTAGAAGCCGCGCCAGCCCGAGAGCACGAGCGCGATGCCGCGCGGGCTGCGGCCGCCACTGTGCATCTGCGCGATCCAGCGCCGCACGTGGTGCATCTGCACCTGCGGCAGCGCCACGCCGGCCTCGCGCGCGAAACCCGCGAGCTTGCGCAGGTCTTCGGTGTAGAGCGCCACGGTGCGCTCGGCCAGCCGTTTGCCCACGCGCACGTGTTCGAGGTAGGCCGCGACCAGGCCCGCGTCGTCGTCGGTGCGCAGCGGGCCGGCGGCGTTCATTCGGTGGCGGCGGGCACCACGGGCCGCAGGCGCGCGAGCGCGGCGCTCGCGAGCTCGCCGATGCGTTCGAGGAAGTCCGTGCCCATGTCGGGCGCGAAACGCTGCGGGTCGGCCGAGGCCAGCACCAGCAGGCCGAAGGCCTGCGGCGCCGCGCCCGCGCGCAGCGGAATCAGTGCCAGCGAGGCCGCGGCCGAGGGGTCGGCCAGCCACTGCGCGGCTTCCAGACCCGGGTTGTTGCCGCAGTACGGCGCGGTGAGCGAGGACGCGAAGGCGCGCACGTCCTCGCTCGCGCCCTGCGCATAGGCCTCGCCCGCGAAGGCATCGGCCACGCCCCAGACCTTGATCGCCACCTGCGGCACCATGAACTGGCTCGCGAGCTCGACCGCCACCACCAGCGGCACCTCGCGCGCCTCGCGAACCATCAGCAGCTCGCGCGTCCAGCGCTGCAGCTTGTCGGCGATGGCGGTGTTCTCCTTGCCGTGGCGCACCATTTCGGCGGCCTTGAGCTCCAGGCCCTTGATCTTCTCGCGCAGCATCTCGGCCTGGCGCTCCTGCAGGCTCACCGCGCGCCCGCCGTGCGGGCTGGTGAGCTGCACCTCGGCCAGCAGGCCGGCGTGGCGCTCGAAGAAGTCGGGGCTGTTGGCCAGGTACTGGGCGATGTCGTCCTCGGTGATCGGCGGGATCGGCTGGGTCATGGTGAAGGGGGTGAGGGGTTCAGCTCAGGTGGTCGGGGACCTCGATCACGCCGTTGAACACGGGCGTGGCCGGGCCGGTCATGAAGACAGGGGCGTCGAGGCCGTCGGAGGCCTTCCATTCGATGGTGAGCAGCCCGCCGCGCGTGTGCACGTCCACGCGCTCGTCGAGCCAGCCCAGGCGGATGCCCGCGACCACCGCGGCGCAGGCGCCGGTGCCGCAGGCCAGGGTCTCGCCCGCACCGCGTTCGTAGACCCGCAGTTTCACGGTGGTGCGGTCCACCACCTGCAGGAAGCCCGCGTTCACGCGCTGCGGAAAGCGCTCGTGGACTTCGATCAGCGGGCCCCAGCCCGCCACGGGCGCGTCGTCCACGTCGTCGACCCGCAGCACCGCGTGCGGGTTGCCCATGGACAGCACGGCCACCGGCACTTCGCCCGCGTAGGGCAGCGTGAGCGGCCAGCGCTCGAAGCCGTTGAGGCGCTCGGGCTTGAGCCCGCTGGCATTGAAGGGCACGTCGGCCAGCGCGAACACGGGCGGGCCCATGTCGACGGTGACGCGGCCATCGGCCAGGCGCTTGAGTTCGATCACGCCCTTCTTGACCTTCACTCGCAGCGGGTTGCGTTCGCTCAGGCCCTGGTCGTGCACGTAGCGCACGAAGCAGCGCGCGCCGTTGCCGCAGTGCTCCACCTCACCGCCGTCGGCGTTGTGGATCACGTACTCGAAGTCGAGCCCAGGCGCGGGCGCGGGCCGCACGGAGAGGATCTGATCGGCGCCGACACCGAAATGCCGGTCGGCGAGGAAGCGGTACTGCGCCGCGCTCAGGCCGAGCAGACCGTGCGTCTCGTCGAGCACGACGAAGTCGTTGCCCGCACCTTGCATCTTGGTGAAGCGGATCTGCATATGGCCGCGATTATCCGCCGAGCCCCGCCGGCCTGACACCTGCACGACGCAAGACCGCACCGCCCTCCCCCACAATCGCCGCCATGGTCCGCCCCACCCAACTCCTGCACCCGCCGCGCACCATCGCGCCCCTGCGTCCCGCCGCCACCGTGCTGCTGCTGCGCGACGGCCCCCAGGGCGTCGAGGTGCTGATGACGCGCCGCTCGATGTCGGCCAGTTTTGCGCCCGGCGCCTACGTGTTCCCGGGCGGCGGCATCGACGCCGCCGACGCCCAGGCCTTCGGCGTGGCTTCGCGCCGGCCGACGCAGACCGATCTGCGGCTCACCCAGGCCATCGCGGCCATCCGCGAAAGCTTCGAGGAGCTGGGCGTGCTGCTCGCGCGCCGTGCCGATGGCCGCTGGGCCAATGGCGACGACATCGACGCGCTCGACCGCAAGGCCCCGTTCGCGCCGCAGTGCCGCGCGCGCGGCCTGCGGCTCGCGGCCGACGAGGTCTTCGTGCTGGCGCACTGGATCACCGACCGCGACCTCTCGCGCCGCTTCGACGTGCCCTTTCTGGTCGCGCGCATGCCCGAGGGCCAGGAGCCCGTGGCCGACGAGAGCGAGCAGTTCGAGCCGATCTGGGTGCGCCCGGCCGACGCGCTCGCGCGTCACGCCGAGGGCCGCTTCTTCATCATCTTCCCCACCATCCGCACGCTCGAGCGGCTGCAGGCCCACGTCACGGTGGACGAGGTGCTCAAGGCCTGCGCCGCGCACGACGAGCCCCTGTGGACGAGCTGCCCGCGCGCGGGCCTGATCCATGGCCGCGAATCGCGCCACATGGAGCACGAGCCGCCGTTCGGCGAACTCGCGCTGGTCTGCCCCGACGGCCAGATCGTGCACCCGCTGGACTGGCAGCACGAGCAGCCGGTGCCGCTGCTGCGGCAGGTGCAGCGCCTGACCGCGCCCAACAGCGGCGTGATGACCGGCCCCGGAACCAACAGCTACCTCGTGGGCGACCCGGGCACGGGCTACATCGCGATCGACCCGGGCCCCGACGAGCCCGAGCACATCGAGCGCCTGTGGCGCGCCGTGGGCGCCGACCTGCGCGCCATCGTCTGCACCCATTCGCACCCCGACCACTCGCCCGGCGCCAAGCGCCTGCAGCAACTCTGCGAGAAGGCCGGGCGACCGCGGCCGCCCGTGCTCGGCCTGGCCAGCGCGCCCACGGCGCGCGAGAACAGCCGCTTCACGCCCGACCGCGAACTCGCCGACGGCGAGCGGCTGGTGCTGCGCGACGCCGCGGGCACCACGCACACGCTCATGGCCGTGCACACGCCGGGCCACGCCGCCAACCACCTGTGCCTCGTGCTGCTCGAAGACGGCCTGCTGTTCTCGGGCGACCACATCCTCAACGGCAGCACCACGGTGATCGACCCGCCCGACGGCAACATGGCGGCCTACCTCGATTCGCTCGACCGCCTGGCCGCGCTGTGCGACACGCACGGCATCGACTTCATCCTGCCCGCGCACGGCCACGTGCTGGGCGACCTGCGGCGCACGCCCGACAACCTCTCGGCCCCGGTCGAAGGCGGCGCGCGCCGTGCGATCGACCAGCTCAAGGCCCACCGCCTCGCGCGCGAGGCCAAGATCGCGCGCGCCATGCAGTTGCGCCCCGACGGCGGCCTCGACGACTGGGTGCCGCTGGCCTACGACGACGTGCCCGAGCGCCTGTGGCCCGTGGCACGCCGCTCGCTGCTCGCGCACGTGGAGCGCATCCGCGCGCTCGGCGGCTTCAATCTCTGAACACGGGTCAGAAGCGCCGGCCGTAGACCAGACCCACGCCTTCGACCTTGATGTTGTCGCTGTCGTGGTAGTTCATCCAGTTCGCCTGCAGGTACGACTGCCGGCTCAGGTGCACGTTGAGGCCGAGGCCGTAGGCCACGTCGTCGCCGGTTTCGTCGACGTTGATGCCCCCGGCCGACAGCTGCAGCTTGGTGCGCGCATAGCCCACGCGGCCGAACAACTCCACGCGCTCACCCAGGCGGATGCCCGGTTTGAAGAAGACGCCATAGGCGCTCGGGATCTTGGCGTCGATGCCGGTGTTCACCCCGTTGAGCTTGATTTCGTCTTTCGACACGCCGCCGGCCACGAAGCCCTCGACCGCGAGGTTGGGCAGCCACTGGTAGCCGATGGTGCCGGTGAGCAGGCCAGGGCGCGCCTTGGCGCTCAGCGGGCCGTCCTCGGCCTTGATGTTGAGTTGCGACAGGCCGATCTCGCCGTACCACTTCGAGTCGGTGGGCTGTGCGTGAGCGGCGCCGCACACACCGGCCACGAGCAGCGAAGACAGCAGGGTTCTGCAAAGGGGATTCATGGGCACTCCTGTGGATGGATGGAACGGGCCCCGGGGGCCGGGGCTGCCCATCGGCAATCGCCGTTCCCGCGGGCGGGAGTGCCTGGCGCAAAAGTGTGAAGCGCGCCGATAAGCCGGATTCTGTGCGGCCGGGTCGCCCCGACCGTGACCGCCATTCTTCTGGGCCGGGGGTCGCCCACCCGGCTCGATGCCACCTACCCGCCAGCTCCGCGGAGCCACATCGACGCTGGCCTATTTGGTGTTGCTGCGCGTAGAGATTGCCCGTTTCACCCGGCCCGGGTCGCCCCGGGCCGACTCGTCTCTGTTGCTCTGATCCTCACCTTAGGGCCGCCGGGCGAACCCGGCGGCTGGTCGGTGGAGAGGTGTTACCTCCTACGCTGCCCTGTGCAGTCCGGACGTTCCTCCAGCACACCCTTTCGGGTCTTGTGCCAGCGGCGGTCTGGCGCGCTTCACGCCGCGATTATCGCCGCGACCCGCGTCACACCAGCCGCTCGATCCGGCGGTGCCGCCAGACCAGGCGGTAGTACGAGGTCTGCAAGGCCAGCATGCACAGGTAGGCCACGGGAAAGGCGATCCACACGCCTTCGAGCCCCAGGCGCAGATCGAGCCACCAGGCCGCGGGCAACTGCACGCCCAGAATGCAGAACACCGAGATCGCCATCGGCACCAGCACCACGCCGCTGGCGCGCATCAAGCCGCCCACGATGGCCTGGAAGCCGAACACCAGGATGCTCCACAGCATGATGTGCAGCAGGTGCTCGGCCTGCTGGCGCACCTCGGGCTGGGTGAGGAACAGCCCCAGCAGGTGGTGCGACAGCGCATAGCCCAGCAGCACCAGCGAACCCGTGAGCGCCGCGTTGAGCCACAGCCCCGTGCGCAGGATGGCGCCCAGCCGCTCGGTATGGCCCGCGCCGATCGACTGCGCGGCCAGGATGGACGTGGTGATGGCGATGGACAGCGCAGGGAACTGCACGTAGTTCACCACCTGCGTCACCGCGCCATAGGCCGCCGTGGCCTGCGAGCCATGGGCGTTCACCAGCGTGAGGATCACGAGCTCGGACGCGGAGATCACCACCATCTGCACGCCCGTGGGCAGGCCGATGCGCATCACCTTGCCCAGGATCTCGCGGTCCAGCCGCAACGCCAGCAGCATCGCGCGG
This is a stretch of genomic DNA from Hydrogenophaga crocea. It encodes these proteins:
- a CDS encoding DsrE family protein, encoding MSRLLLTLKSALFALAVALAAPAQAQSAAPAAEPAIKTVYHMSEGIAQATRGLGNIRNHLAADPKAKIVVVTHGAGIDFLLQGAVNANNQPFAGAIADLANKGVEFRVCNNTLVSRNIDPSKVVMEASVVPSGVAEVARLQAREGFTYLRP
- a CDS encoding tyrosine recombinase XerC, producing MNAAGPLRTDDDAGLVAAYLEHVRVGKRLAERTVALYTEDLRKLAGFAREAGVALPQVQMHHVRRWIAQMHSGGRSPRGIALVLSGWRGFYTWLARQGITQHHPVRDVRAPKAGKPLPKALAVDDAVRLAEHTQADDHPGLEARDACITELLYGCGLRIGELVGLDVAASASARGWIDLDAGEAHVLGKGCKRRSVPVGRAALAALRRWLEARTAWAGGDAALFIGQRGQRLTPQHIRVRLKRRSLQAGLTTPVHPHMLRHSFASHVLQSSGDLRAVQELLGHANIGTTQVYTRLDFQHLAQVYDAAHPRARGGPGKS
- a CDS encoding MBL fold metallo-hydrolase; the protein is MVRPTQLLHPPRTIAPLRPAATVLLLRDGPQGVEVLMTRRSMSASFAPGAYVFPGGGIDAADAQAFGVASRRPTQTDLRLTQAIAAIRESFEELGVLLARRADGRWANGDDIDALDRKAPFAPQCRARGLRLAADEVFVLAHWITDRDLSRRFDVPFLVARMPEGQEPVADESEQFEPIWVRPADALARHAEGRFFIIFPTIRTLERLQAHVTVDEVLKACAAHDEPLWTSCPRAGLIHGRESRHMEHEPPFGELALVCPDGQIVHPLDWQHEQPVPLLRQVQRLTAPNSGVMTGPGTNSYLVGDPGTGYIAIDPGPDEPEHIERLWRAVGADLRAIVCTHSHPDHSPGAKRLQQLCEKAGRPRPPVLGLASAPTARENSRFTPDRELADGERLVLRDAAGTTHTLMAVHTPGHAANHLCLVLLEDGLLFSGDHILNGSTTVIDPPDGNMAAYLDSLDRLAALCDTHGIDFILPAHGHVLGDLRRTPDNLSAPVEGGARRAIDQLKAHRLAREAKIARAMQLRPDGGLDDWVPLAYDDVPERLWPVARRSLLAHVERIRALGGFNL
- a CDS encoding CobW family GTP-binding protein, whose product is MALIPATILTGFLGSGKTTLLKRVLTEAHGQKIAVVENEFGEENIDNEILVADTTENIIQMSNGCICCTIRDDLRATLADLAQKKRKGELDFERVVIETTGLADPGPVAQTFFMDDEVAEQYLLDAIVTLVDAKHAAQQLNDRQEARRQVGFADQIFISKADLVGAEEVDALIHRLKHMNPRAPMRTAHFGDVAIKEIFDLRGFNLNAKLEIDPDFLKPDDHDHDHGHDHGHDHHDHDHAHGEHCNHPSHQHGHGHHHHHDDDVKSFVFRADRPFSPEKLEDFLGAIVQVYGPRMLRYKGVLHMDGTERKVIFQGVHQLMGSDLGPEWGPDEKRQSKMVFIGIDLPRDILEQGLNQALL
- the dapF gene encoding diaminopimelate epimerase produces the protein MQIRFTKMQGAGNDFVVLDETHGLLGLSAAQYRFLADRHFGVGADQILSVRPAPAPGLDFEYVIHNADGGEVEHCGNGARCFVRYVHDQGLSERNPLRVKVKKGVIELKRLADGRVTVDMGPPVFALADVPFNASGLKPERLNGFERWPLTLPYAGEVPVAVLSMGNPHAVLRVDDVDDAPVAGWGPLIEVHERFPQRVNAGFLQVVDRTTVKLRVYERGAGETLACGTGACAAVVAGIRLGWLDERVDVHTRGGLLTIEWKASDGLDAPVFMTGPATPVFNGVIEVPDHLS
- a CDS encoding DUF484 family protein; this translates as MTQPIPPITEDDIAQYLANSPDFFERHAGLLAEVQLTSPHGGRAVSLQERQAEMLREKIKGLELKAAEMVRHGKENTAIADKLQRWTRELLMVREAREVPLVVAVELASQFMVPQVAIKVWGVADAFAGEAYAQGASEDVRAFASSLTAPYCGNNPGLEAAQWLADPSAAASLALIPLRAGAAPQAFGLLVLASADPQRFAPDMGTDFLERIGELASAALARLRPVVPAATE
- a CDS encoding class I SAM-dependent rRNA methyltransferase; the protein is MKTIRLKPGKERSLLRRHPWVFDGAVAKGSADPGETVRVDDAEGRFLAWGACSPASKIRVRAWSFEQAQRIDAAFFRERLRAAIALRERLAVASDGVRLVHAEADGLPGLVVDRYGDTLVAQFGAAGVERWKGVIADALLELTGLSRLYERSDTSSRQLEGLPEATGWLRGGGDTALVLQEHGWKLGLDVALGHKTGYYLDQRDNRGLCRELVQRYGLAEVLNCYSYTGGFTVAALAGGAQRVVSVDSSGPALQQAAANVALNGLDAARCEWLDADVNATLRRFVEQGRQFDAIVLDPPKLAPTAAHAERAARAYKDINRLGFKLLKPGGLLLTFSCSGGVGVELFHKIVASAGIDAGVDGVFLQRMGGAPDHPMTVQFPEGEYLKGLVVMRRPTA
- a CDS encoding porin family protein, yielding MNPLCRTLLSSLLVAGVCGAAHAQPTDSKWYGEIGLSQLNIKAEDGPLSAKARPGLLTGTIGYQWLPNLAVEGFVAGGVSKDEIKLNGVNTGIDAKIPSAYGVFFKPGIRLGERVELFGRVGYARTKLQLSAGGINVDETGDDVAYGLGLNVHLSRQSYLQANWMNYHDSDNIKVEGVGLVYGRRF
- a CDS encoding MATE family efflux transporter, with product MTPQAHRPLWRVYLVFLVPMVLSNILQGLSGTLNGIFIGQLLGTHALAAVSGMFPIVFFFISLVIGIGAGASVLIGQAWGAGEPHKVKQIAGTALVLGALIGLLAAALGGVFARPAMVALGTPADVLDDAVSYARVMLLIMPLLLVFILFTQLLRGVSDTVSPLLALLLSTGLGLVLTPALIQGWLGLPPLGIRSAAYAGLVSYAVALAFLAWRLKRLHSVMAFDRAMLLALRLDREILGKVMRIGLPTGVQMVVISASELVILTLVNAHGSQATAAYGAVTQVVNYVQFPALSIAITTSILAAQSIGAGHTERLGAILRTGLWLNAALTGSLVLLGYALSHHLLGLFLTQPEVRQQAEHLLHIMLWSILVFGFQAIVGGLMRASGVVLVPMAISVFCILGVQLPAAWWLDLRLGLEGVWIAFPVAYLCMLALQTSYYRLVWRHRRIERLV